Proteins encoded together in one Desulfovibrio aminophilus DSM 12254 window:
- a CDS encoding chorismate mutase codes for MTDETKKGPSRRAGGPGGEGVFEKRLGEIKELDGRILELLARRAALLGRETAWRRSRGKPSTDPGLEKQVWGAWEEASRLHGLDTKLLRQLFGVVNFFGRGPMKTARKQSDPFGLAPRQMPVDLDLPAPRSLDAARMWALMAAASGRPLTLNQAVLNDPLVELVKALNQAGARLSWTDDGLEAAAGQAPLTFEDKLLFAGETPFTFFALLAQALRGAGRCKFAGGPELKLMDVGPLNRVLPALGARLISLNPHAPGLPARLECGGDMDGSLDLPDDLPAAFAVALALSAWAYPRGLVLRFRPGSPAAEDLPGAVAVLNACGLSARLEDGRCTVPPGEPKIPARPELPPDPVLCAYLLAMPAFTGGRARLSGPWKAEAPLGGDLGLGLTALGLTLALEDGVLVSTKGAPDGRPDVDFGRRAELFPLALVLGLASERPCRVAAPADLDALGQAAEMLERLGASFEIENGAVLLTPGPLTWSDSYAAPGPYCILALSLIAWLRRGIAVDNPGELTAVWPRFWNLYNALPTGRSAEPARTERTKDEPKKPRRIRVRGNSGA; via the coding sequence ATGACGGACGAGACCAAAAAGGGTCCCTCGCGCCGGGCCGGCGGGCCGGGCGGCGAGGGCGTCTTTGAAAAGCGGCTGGGCGAGATCAAGGAACTGGACGGCAGGATCCTGGAGCTATTGGCCAGGAGGGCCGCACTCCTGGGCCGCGAGACCGCCTGGAGGCGCTCGCGCGGCAAGCCCTCCACGGACCCGGGCCTGGAGAAACAGGTCTGGGGCGCATGGGAAGAGGCTTCCCGGCTCCACGGCCTGGACACCAAGCTTCTGCGCCAGCTCTTCGGCGTGGTCAATTTCTTCGGGCGCGGCCCGATGAAGACCGCCCGCAAGCAGTCCGACCCCTTCGGCCTGGCTCCGCGCCAGATGCCCGTGGACCTGGACCTGCCCGCGCCCCGCTCCCTGGACGCCGCGCGCATGTGGGCCCTCATGGCCGCCGCCTCAGGCCGTCCCCTGACCCTGAACCAGGCCGTGCTCAACGACCCCCTGGTGGAACTGGTCAAGGCCCTGAACCAGGCCGGAGCGCGCCTGTCCTGGACCGACGACGGCCTGGAAGCCGCAGCCGGGCAGGCTCCGCTGACCTTCGAGGACAAGCTGCTCTTCGCCGGGGAGACCCCGTTCACCTTTTTCGCCCTTCTGGCCCAGGCCCTGCGCGGCGCGGGCCGCTGCAAGTTCGCCGGGGGCCCGGAACTCAAGCTCATGGACGTGGGCCCGCTGAACCGCGTGCTGCCCGCCCTGGGCGCCCGGCTCATCAGCCTGAACCCCCACGCCCCGGGCCTGCCCGCGCGCCTGGAGTGCGGCGGCGACATGGACGGCTCCCTGGATCTGCCGGACGATCTTCCGGCCGCGTTCGCCGTGGCCCTGGCCCTCTCGGCCTGGGCCTATCCGCGCGGCCTGGTGCTGCGCTTCCGGCCCGGCTCCCCGGCCGCCGAAGACCTGCCCGGGGCCGTGGCTGTGCTGAACGCCTGCGGCCTGTCGGCCCGGCTGGAGGATGGACGCTGCACCGTGCCCCCGGGTGAGCCCAAAATCCCGGCGCGGCCCGAGTTGCCGCCGGACCCGGTGCTCTGCGCCTATCTCCTGGCCATGCCCGCCTTCACCGGCGGCCGGGCGCGCCTGAGCGGCCCCTGGAAGGCCGAAGCCCCGCTGGGCGGCGACCTGGGCCTCGGCCTGACCGCCCTGGGCCTGACCCTGGCCCTGGAGGACGGGGTCCTGGTTTCGACCAAGGGCGCGCCGGACGGCCGTCCCGACGTGGACTTCGGCCGCCGCGCCGAACTGTTCCCCCTGGCCCTGGTGCTCGGGCTGGCCTCCGAGCGGCCCTGCCGCGTGGCCGCGCCCGCGGACCTGGACGCCCTGGGACAGGCCGCCGAGATGCTTGAGCGCCTGGGAGCCTCCTTCGAGATCGAAAACGGGGCCGTGTTGCTGACACCCGGTCCGCTCACCTGGAGCGACTCCTACGCCGCGCCGGGCCCCTACTGCATCCTGGCCCTGTCCCTGATCGCCTGGCTGCGGCGCGGCATCGCCGTGGACAATCCCGGCGAACTGACCGCGGTCTGGCCGCGCTTCTGGAACCTCTACAACGCATTGCCCACGGGCCGCTCCGCCGAGCCCGCGCGCACGGAGCGGACCAAGGATGAGCCAAAGAAACCTCGACGCATCCGTGTGCGCGGAAATAGCGGCGCTTGA
- a CDS encoding PhoH family protein, producing the protein MASKNFILDTNVLIENPKCIAGLRNGEENNIHVPYTVLAELDKLKRDPRVGHVVSQAVHAILEDDKVRIFPPDVALGLEDEIYDDRILKEILKQNVEEPILITNDRILQLKARVYGIACEGYRDSVPFQSESQLYTGFVEDGEEPVANSFRWEQGTPVFHGTEGPKAVTYQHEIWGVRPRSVYQNLALEIMLHPDIDLVSLQSEAGYGKTFLALAAALYLVLERKDNTYRKIYLVKPVWEIGAKMGYLPGDVEEKMLPYVRYIHDLLVKLHEMRPANRIFMTPDAESLRLNPKKFEIQPIAYIRGMNVENAVVVVDEMQNLSRNETRALLTRMGENVKCICLGDTRQVDNPYLNESNNGLNWVVKKLKGYRNYAHMVLKGERSRGPITDIVLKSKL; encoded by the coding sequence ATGGCGTCGAAAAACTTCATTCTCGATACCAACGTCCTCATCGAAAACCCGAAATGCATCGCCGGCCTGCGCAACGGCGAGGAAAACAACATCCACGTTCCCTACACGGTCCTGGCCGAGCTGGACAAGCTCAAGCGCGACCCGCGCGTGGGGCATGTGGTCAGCCAGGCCGTGCACGCCATCCTCGAAGACGACAAGGTGCGCATCTTTCCTCCGGACGTGGCCCTGGGCCTGGAAGACGAGATCTACGACGACCGCATCCTCAAGGAAATCCTCAAGCAGAACGTCGAGGAACCGATCCTCATCACCAACGACCGCATCCTCCAGCTCAAGGCCCGGGTCTACGGCATCGCCTGCGAGGGCTACCGCGACTCCGTGCCCTTCCAGTCCGAATCCCAACTCTACACCGGCTTCGTGGAGGACGGCGAGGAGCCCGTGGCCAACAGTTTCCGCTGGGAGCAGGGCACGCCGGTCTTCCACGGCACCGAAGGGCCCAAGGCCGTGACCTACCAGCACGAGATCTGGGGCGTGCGGCCGCGCAGCGTGTATCAGAACCTGGCCTTGGAGATCATGCTCCACCCGGACATCGACCTCGTCTCGCTCCAGTCCGAGGCGGGCTACGGCAAGACCTTCCTGGCCCTGGCCGCCGCGCTCTACCTGGTCCTCGAACGCAAGGACAACACCTACCGCAAGATCTACCTGGTCAAGCCGGTCTGGGAGATCGGGGCCAAGATGGGCTACCTGCCCGGCGACGTGGAGGAGAAGATGCTCCCCTACGTGCGCTACATCCACGACCTGCTCGTGAAGCTCCACGAGATGCGTCCGGCCAACCGCATCTTCATGACTCCGGACGCCGAGAGCCTGCGCCTGAACCCCAAGAAGTTCGAAATCCAGCCCATCGCCTACATCCGGGGCATGAACGTGGAGAACGCCGTGGTCGTCGTGGACGAGATGCAGAACCTTTCGCGCAACGAGACCCGGGCCCTGCTCACCCGCATGGGCGAGAACGTGAAGTGCATCTGCCTGGGCGACACCCGGCAGGTGGACAACCCCTATCTCAACGAGTCCAACAACGGCCTCAACTGGGTGGTGAAGAAACTCAAGGGCTACCGCAACTACGCCCACATGGTGCTCAAGGGCGAACGTTCGCGCGGGCCCATCACGGACATCGTCCTCAAATCCAAACTCTAA